One window of the Leptospira dzoumogneensis genome contains the following:
- the hisG gene encoding ATP phosphoribosyltransferase, with protein MLTLALPKGRLAEESIELMLERGWLSGRPDPDSKELIYKDPKGKVRILLVRSQDVATYVEQNSADAGIVGWDVLLEGDYDLLLPLDLLIGKCRLSVAGPKGWSLSSGERKVRVATKYPNIAKDFFLKKGINCEVIKLYGSIELAPLVGLSDCIVDLVSTGGTLRANNLEEIEVIMESTARLVFNRSALYTKRAEVGEFLESFALTEKQL; from the coding sequence ATGCTGACTTTGGCCCTTCCGAAAGGACGGCTTGCCGAAGAGAGCATAGAACTCATGCTCGAAAGGGGATGGCTTTCCGGTCGTCCCGATCCTGATTCCAAAGAACTTATCTATAAAGATCCGAAAGGAAAGGTCCGTATTTTACTGGTCCGCTCCCAAGACGTGGCGACTTACGTGGAACAAAATTCTGCGGATGCAGGTATCGTGGGATGGGACGTATTATTGGAAGGGGATTATGACCTTCTTCTTCCCTTAGATTTGCTTATAGGAAAATGCAGACTTTCAGTAGCGGGCCCGAAAGGTTGGAGCCTTAGCTCCGGGGAAAGAAAGGTCCGTGTGGCGACAAAATATCCGAATATCGCCAAGGATTTCTTCCTAAAAAAAGGGATTAACTGCGAAGTGATTAAACTTTACGGAAGTATTGAACTCGCTCCTTTGGTGGGTTTATCCGATTGTATCGTGGATTTGGTGTCCACGGGCGGCACTTTAAGAGCCAATAATCTGGAAGAGATCGAAGTTATTATGGAATCTACGGCGAGATTGGTGTTTAACCGCTCTGCATTATACACAAAACGGGCAGAAGTCGGAGAATTCTTAGAATCATTCGCTTTGACTGAAAAACAGTTGTGA
- a CDS encoding tetratricopeptide repeat protein has product MKRFEPKTGASITDIDPYPGLTGAERFFAILFSKIGENKKQVLFGVGVLFVTVLAVVSWNEYRAEQFRKGTLAIEKVEKELALSPMTEITDKIKKYETIASTYSSPSLDIRLSKTLGDLYAKNGEYQKAAEKLEFAGKKIDELPEVKAYYFYIAGNYRESADQLAEAESDYGVSVSLLSSRKNVSGFYAWSLYQAGRLKLQNGKKEEAVDLLKKVLDQDISSPSEEFKAVRELATYLLLKSSQGN; this is encoded by the coding sequence ATGAAACGATTCGAACCTAAAACAGGTGCTTCTATTACGGACATCGATCCGTATCCTGGTCTTACCGGAGCGGAAAGATTTTTTGCAATTTTATTCTCCAAGATAGGAGAGAATAAAAAGCAGGTTTTATTCGGAGTAGGCGTTTTATTCGTAACCGTACTTGCTGTTGTTAGCTGGAACGAGTATAGAGCGGAACAATTCCGTAAAGGAACTCTCGCGATCGAAAAAGTGGAGAAGGAATTAGCTCTTTCTCCAATGACAGAGATCACTGATAAGATCAAAAAATACGAAACAATCGCTTCTACATATAGTTCTCCTTCTTTAGATATCAGACTTTCCAAAACTTTGGGAGATCTATATGCTAAAAACGGAGAATACCAAAAAGCGGCGGAGAAGTTAGAATTTGCAGGTAAAAAAATAGACGAACTTCCTGAAGTGAAGGCTTACTATTTTTATATCGCAGGAAACTATAGAGAAAGTGCAGACCAACTCGCGGAAGCAGAATCCGATTACGGAGTTTCCGTTTCTCTTTTAAGCAGCCGTAAGAACGTATCCGGATTTTATGCTTGGAGCCTTTACCAAGCGGGTCGTTTGAAACTACAAAACGGTAAAAAAGAAGAAGCAGTCGATCTACTTAAAAAAGTTTTAGACCAAGATATCTCTTCTCCTTCCGAAGAATTTAAAGCAGTTAGGGAACTCGCTACTTATCTTCTACTCAAAAGCAGCCAGGGAAACTAA
- the rpmF gene encoding 50S ribosomal protein L32: MAVPKRRKSKSKVRMKRAHHAIGKPNLVPCPNCNSFRPPHRICPVCGFYKDRVVVEPKVRKTSEEN; this comes from the coding sequence ATGGCAGTTCCTAAGAGACGAAAATCTAAATCAAAAGTGAGGATGAAACGGGCCCATCATGCGATCGGGAAACCGAATCTAGTCCCTTGCCCGAACTGTAATTCATTCAGACCTCCTCATAGAATCTGCCCTGTTTGCGGTTTTTACAAAGACCGTGTAGTGGTGGAACCGAAAGTCAGGAAGACTAGCGAAGAGAACTAA
- a CDS encoding 30S ribosomal protein S1 codes for MRTNPNQTPSISIRMSSQQDKSTFAEVFKQWEEKKNDEAEIRKDQVVEGKVVSVDNDNVYVAIEGLKQEGRIPRSEFDEKPELGSLVTALVKRKESTDSGCILSKKEADQRKGWEVVKDAFKNNYQVSGRLVNEIKGKGYIVNVEGSELFLPASQLSYKFSDGENYKGVELDFKVIEINERTRSGVVSRKKLLDEVNNEKWDALAEKIKVGDKVKATVSKIASFGVFCDLEGVVGLLRQRDISYKKFAPFKQYFTIGQEIELQVLEMEKENNKLALGLKQLYEDPWVWAKRSLEKDMVIRGTVTSLTNFGAFVELKEGLEGLIHTSELTWAKKPPHPKELLKKGQEVEALILDIDFESRRLSLGLKQLQPNPWDALGPEVRVGNVLTGKVTGITKYGAFVEVENGIEGLIHISDITWDEKQKNPTSLLKKGEEVKYIILDINFDAQRISCGLKQLQEHPYEALRNRYPIGSVVQGKIKSIVDFGMFVEIEPGFEGLVHISEIPGGKDTNLAESYKPGDIVKCAVVKIDSKNKKISLSIKDFDKALEREEMAKYLKTSDTPSRESLGSFINSSLK; via the coding sequence ATTCGCACTAATCCCAATCAAACACCGAGTATTTCAATCCGTATGAGTAGCCAACAAGACAAGTCCACTTTTGCAGAAGTTTTCAAACAGTGGGAAGAAAAGAAAAACGACGAAGCCGAAATTCGCAAAGACCAAGTGGTCGAAGGTAAAGTCGTATCCGTAGACAACGATAACGTCTATGTGGCAATCGAAGGATTGAAACAAGAGGGAAGAATTCCCCGCTCCGAGTTCGACGAAAAACCGGAACTCGGATCTTTAGTAACCGCACTCGTAAAAAGAAAAGAGTCCACAGACTCAGGATGTATCCTTTCCAAAAAAGAAGCCGACCAAAGAAAAGGCTGGGAAGTTGTTAAGGACGCATTCAAAAATAATTACCAAGTCAGCGGACGTTTGGTAAATGAGATCAAAGGGAAAGGATACATCGTTAACGTCGAAGGTTCCGAACTTTTCCTTCCAGCTTCTCAATTGAGTTATAAATTCTCCGATGGAGAAAATTACAAAGGTGTAGAACTCGATTTCAAAGTGATCGAGATCAATGAACGCACCCGCTCCGGAGTCGTTTCCAGAAAAAAACTTCTAGACGAAGTGAATAACGAGAAATGGGACGCACTCGCAGAGAAGATCAAAGTTGGGGACAAGGTTAAAGCAACCGTTTCCAAAATTGCAAGCTTCGGAGTTTTCTGTGATCTGGAGGGAGTTGTAGGACTTCTCAGACAAAGAGATATCTCTTATAAAAAATTCGCACCATTCAAACAATACTTCACCATCGGACAAGAGATTGAACTCCAAGTTCTTGAAATGGAGAAGGAGAACAACAAACTCGCATTAGGACTCAAACAACTGTATGAAGATCCTTGGGTTTGGGCAAAACGTTCCTTGGAAAAAGACATGGTCATCCGTGGAACCGTTACTTCTCTTACGAATTTTGGCGCATTCGTAGAATTGAAAGAAGGTTTAGAGGGTTTAATTCATACTTCCGAGTTGACCTGGGCCAAAAAACCTCCTCATCCAAAAGAACTTCTGAAAAAAGGACAAGAAGTAGAAGCTCTAATCCTAGACATCGACTTTGAAAGCAGAAGATTATCTTTAGGTCTAAAACAACTTCAACCGAATCCTTGGGATGCTTTAGGTCCTGAAGTTAGAGTTGGAAATGTTCTGACTGGAAAAGTAACAGGTATTACTAAATACGGCGCATTCGTAGAAGTGGAAAACGGGATCGAAGGTCTGATCCACATCAGCGATATCACTTGGGATGAAAAACAAAAGAACCCGACTTCTCTACTTAAAAAAGGAGAAGAGGTTAAATACATCATCCTAGACATCAACTTCGATGCACAAAGAATTTCCTGCGGATTAAAACAACTGCAAGAACATCCTTACGAAGCATTAAGAAATCGTTATCCTATCGGTTCCGTTGTTCAAGGTAAGATCAAAAGTATCGTTGATTTCGGTATGTTCGTAGAGATCGAACCTGGTTTCGAAGGACTGGTCCATATCTCCGAGATCCCTGGCGGAAAAGACACCAACTTGGCTGAATCTTACAAGCCTGGTGATATCGTAAAATGTGCAGTAGTTAAGATCGATTCCAAAAACAAGAAGATCTCTTTGTCTATCAAGGATTTCGACAAAGCCTTAGAAAGAGAAGAGATGGCGAAGTATTTGAAAACTTCCGACACTCCTTCCAGAGAAAGTTTAGGCAGCTTTATCAATTCTTCCTTAAAATAA
- the cmk gene encoding (d)CMP kinase, whose translation MTENVIALDGPAGTGKSTVARELSKKLGFEYLDSGAFYRALTLHIYKIYKSKNSSISFSDWLSGKEFLPLTEGVEILCEFSETGENSIFLNGEDVSTDIRTPEITREIKYIADKAVFREFVNSQLRKLSQTHRLVMDGRDIGTHVFPDARYKFFLTASSRVRAERRYNQLLEQGIRSDLEEIEKEIVIRDKSDTEREIAPLRKAEDAILIDTDNLPKNSVISKILGCLDSGIYNDSH comes from the coding sequence ATGACGGAAAACGTGATCGCATTAGATGGGCCTGCCGGAACCGGCAAGAGTACAGTGGCTCGTGAACTTTCTAAAAAACTTGGATTCGAATATTTGGATTCAGGAGCATTCTACCGCGCATTAACTCTTCATATTTATAAGATCTATAAATCTAAAAACTCTTCTATTTCCTTTTCGGATTGGTTATCAGGTAAGGAGTTCCTGCCACTTACGGAAGGTGTGGAAATTTTATGCGAATTTTCAGAAACAGGGGAGAACAGTATCTTCTTAAATGGAGAGGATGTTTCCACAGATATCAGAACTCCAGAGATCACAAGAGAGATCAAATACATCGCTGACAAAGCTGTATTTAGAGAATTCGTAAATTCTCAATTGAGAAAACTTTCTCAGACTCATCGCCTGGTAATGGACGGTAGAGACATAGGTACCCATGTATTTCCGGACGCCCGTTACAAATTCTTTCTGACAGCTTCTTCCAGAGTTCGGGCCGAAAGAAGATATAATCAATTATTAGAGCAAGGGATTCGATCCGATTTAGAAGAGATCGAAAAAGAGATCGTTATCCGTGACAAATCCGATACGGAAAGAGAAATCGCCCCCCTCCGGAAAGCGGAGGACGCAATCCTCATTGACACGGATAACCTGCCAAAAAATAGTGTAATTAGTAAGATCCTTGGGTGCCTAGACTCTGGCATTTATAACGATTCGCACTAA
- the plsX gene encoding phosphate acyltransferase PlsX: MWVAVDAMSGDYGPDRIVEGAVNAVNQDGRNVILVGKEEDISETLLKYEYDTNKIRIVHASEIIGMNDSPSIAVRAMEDSSVVQAAQLVADKTCVGMFSPGNTGATMAAALLYLGRIPGVLRPPIAAPIPREKGAPTLLLDAGANVDCKPEYLAQFAIMGEIYSRLIFNIHKPKVGILSNGEEDKKGNSVTLKAFEFIKKLPIDFVGNVEGRDLYGGGRDVDVVVCDGFVGNIVLKATEGLSKSIFAVLRESIAQSSLAQTGALLLKPTFTAIKKRLDYAEYGGALLLGVEGTCLIGHGSSNAHAVRNAIRVVVECAERDVNQRIKEDIEKAKF; this comes from the coding sequence ATGTGGGTCGCCGTCGATGCAATGAGCGGCGACTACGGTCCTGATAGGATCGTAGAAGGTGCCGTTAACGCGGTAAACCAAGACGGCAGAAACGTCATTCTCGTTGGTAAAGAAGAAGATATCAGCGAGACCCTCCTCAAATACGAATACGATACAAATAAGATCAGGATCGTTCACGCCAGTGAGATCATAGGTATGAACGATTCTCCTTCCATAGCGGTACGTGCTATGGAAGATTCTTCCGTTGTGCAAGCGGCTCAACTGGTCGCCGATAAAACATGCGTCGGAATGTTCTCTCCCGGAAATACGGGCGCTACCATGGCGGCTGCACTATTATATCTAGGAAGAATTCCCGGAGTCTTAAGACCTCCGATCGCTGCCCCCATTCCAAGAGAGAAGGGAGCTCCTACACTTCTTCTGGATGCAGGTGCGAACGTGGATTGTAAGCCGGAGTATTTGGCCCAGTTCGCGATCATGGGAGAGATCTATTCCAGACTTATCTTCAATATTCACAAACCGAAGGTTGGGATCTTATCCAACGGAGAAGAAGATAAGAAGGGAAACTCAGTCACCTTAAAGGCTTTCGAATTTATTAAAAAACTCCCGATCGATTTTGTAGGAAATGTAGAAGGACGAGATCTTTACGGTGGAGGAAGGGATGTGGACGTTGTGGTCTGCGACGGCTTCGTAGGGAATATAGTCCTGAAAGCAACCGAAGGTCTTTCTAAATCCATATTCGCCGTGCTGAGAGAAAGTATCGCTCAGTCCAGCCTTGCACAAACAGGGGCACTTCTTCTTAAACCTACATTCACCGCGATCAAGAAAAGATTGGATTACGCGGAATACGGCGGAGCACTTCTTCTTGGTGTGGAAGGAACCTGTTTGATCGGCCACGGTTCTTCCAATGCACATGCGGTCCGAAACGCGATCCGAGTGGTGGTAGAATGTGCCGAAAGGGATGTGAACCAGCGCATCAAAGAAGATATAGAGAAGGCAAAGTTCTAG